A region of Coccinella septempunctata chromosome 5, icCocSept1.1, whole genome shotgun sequence DNA encodes the following proteins:
- the LOC123313363 gene encoding mobility group protein 1A-like, whose translation MKKSKKIVDKDKPKRPQTAFMLWLNENRNKIKAKNPDMKVTEIAKEGGRQWRELEDKSKWETKAKEYKRLYEEAMQAYKAKQDVD comes from the coding sequence ATGAAGAAGAGTAAGAAGATCGTAGACAAAGATAAACCTAAAAGACCCCAGACTGCCTTCATGTTATGGTTGAATGAaaacagaaataaaataaaggCTAAAAATCCTGATATGAAAGTTACCGAAATAGCAAAGGAAGGAGGAAGGCAATGGAGGGAGTTGGAGGATAAATCTAAATGGGAGACAAAAGCTAAAGAATACAAAAGGTTATATGAAGAAGCTATGCAAGCCTACAAAGCAAAGCAAGACGTAGATTAA